Genomic DNA from Dermacentor variabilis isolate Ectoservices chromosome 6, ASM5094787v1, whole genome shotgun sequence:
GATGTGAACAAATTTTCGAGCGTTCACCAGGTTGCCACTGTGCCCGAGGTTACGTCAAACAGGGGGCGTCAAACAGgggttggaaagaaagaaaaaagagagggaaagaacaagaaaaaaaaagtcacaggaaGGGCGTTCCAATTAGAGGCGTTCACACGGGCCGGTGGATCTCAAGAAGCACAGTAGCTCTCGCACGTCGTTCTGATGCTATGTTGAGTCCCGTCGATGTAACATTGACCGAGGCCGGTCGCCCAACTGGTTGAGCACAACGGAAAACGGTTGCCTCTGCACACTGCATGTACTGCAGGTACTTGCGCAGAACATGACGGATTGTTTACTCTTTGCCACAATGGCCACAagctgcggtgtcggccatccctatgcggaacgtgTGGACATTGGTCAATGCGGcgcccaaccatagcctacacaaaatGGTCGCATCTCTTCGGGGGAAGTCTTGGTGAAGTCGAAGCTTAAGGTTGGATCCAGGGTGTGTAATCGGGCATTCATGAAATGTAGCTCGAAGACAGAAATACGTCAGCTATTCAAGGCGAGCAATCTGTCGAATCTATGCGCTGCTTGTGTTGAACTGAAAATAGAGGCCGTCCTATACGCGGAGAGGCCGGTCGTAAGTCAGTAGAGCTGCAAGAAGATTGCGCAACGCTATAGCGCACCCTGACCAGTCCCACGGTGACGACAGTAATCTCGGCCAGGCTTTCCGTGCCGGCCTGTCAAGAAAATGGAGTGCGTCAACCTCATGAAGTGGAACTTCGCTCGCCTTGTGCAAATGCCGTGCAGTGATGCATCCCGCTCGCTCGGTGGTCAATGCGGTAGGACGCTCGATGGTCAGGTGTGACGCTAGGCGCGGGACAGCGGTGCGTTAAGTCGATAGAACGGTGACGAGCGGAGTATTCCCAAGGAGGGTGCCTTTGTGGTTCGTTCTCGTTAAAGCTCGAGGCACATTCTGCATCATGGAATCAATAAAGTGATAAAAGTTTAGAGGGGCgtgaaagaagggagagagtaGCGTCCGCTTGGACTGCAGTTAGAAGCACTGACACAGGCCACTGTCTAAGCTCGTATAGCGCGTGTCTTGAGAGCGGACGTGCGTTTGAAGCTTCTATTTGCTCTTCGTGCCTATTTTAATTCTTCTTTCAGCGTCACATGACATTTCGTTTGACCGCGGTCGTAACGAAGGCCGTCGAAAAAGTGCCACAATCATTGTGCACGGCGTTGGTCAAGGGGCACCCAGAGATCTTGGAGCCTCCTCGGCACCCACGTTCGCGCTCAGACTCCAGCCGTGCCCGGTATTTATATCGAAACATCAGCCCTGACGCATCGTCGGCACCTGTGCCGTAGAGCGCCTTTCTTTGCCTCGTGTTTTGCGCCATGGACAATCCTGAGGCCTGCAGCGGTAGCTTAGttgctatgacgttgcgctgctgagctcgacgtAGCGTGTTCGAACGTCACCGCGGTGACCGCATTGCGATGAGGGGAGACATgcaaaaaatgctcgtgtactgagatttaggcgcacgttaaagaaccccagtgaGTCAAATTCATTCAcgactacggcgtgccccgtagtgcatatcgtggttttggcacaaagaAATATCGAAGAAAAAACGGGTTTTATTAGTATCTTCTTGCACCCCTAGTGCTCTCGTTATCTGCGCGTACTGGGAGCGTCCGCATTGTCTGCTTGATAGTGCGTTCTATCGCGGACTGCTCGTCATTTTTCCGTTCAAATACGTGTGAAACGCAGATATTATGCTCCGTTTGGGCAGCCACTGAATTGATGTAAATTAAGTTCTGATGGAATACGGCAGCGCACTTCGAAGCAAGGAGGTGACACAGAGTGAACAAACATGAGCGCTGCGTTTGTTCGCTCTGTATCACGTCCCTATTTCGAAGTGCGCTGCCACATTCCATCATAACTGACCAACTATAATCCACCACTACGTATGAACCAAAATCGTTTCCGTTTTAACAGAGAGGACCAAATCTCGTACACCGACTGTTGCTGGCAGAACTTTGATTTTGGGCTTGAAATATTCTGCAATAGTTATACAAAATTATGGAATTTCATAAGAGCTGGGAcgttaagtttacaactctatgaCTCCTCACAAAGAACAGGTGTCGATTTAGGCAGAACCGAGTAATTCTGCAAACGGTGTCTCTTAGACCGGCTAAGGCGGATAAGTCTGACATGCTATTTTACATTTTACATGTACTTGTTACTCTGGCTACGTGAGTTTTGCTGAACTAGCCTTCATTATTTGTTCCTGTGCTTGATGGAATGCTTAACGTATAGATTTTGTCCACCTTAGACGGCCGTAATAGGCACAGCTCAAAGAATGGCGATTGTGGAATTATGAAGCTGCATGATCTTTCGGCGAACATTCGGTGAACCGGTGAAAATTTTGAAGAATTAGGGAGGAATCCGGCTCGAGACAATTCAATTGTTTGGTATGTAGCGCACGGGATGCGGCTTGTACAGCATGTCGATTTAGGGAGAACGGGGAAACGACGTGCCGGTGTGGGGGTCGAACCGACAGCCGGCACATTGAGTTGTTGAGTAAAATAGCATTATGATCATTATTTTTAGTGTTGTATgtaatacctggctccggacaggccgccattggaatctgaacctggcaacgtttaacgttagaacgctatctagtgaggcgagtctagcagtgttattggaggaattagagggtagtaaatgggatataatagggctcagtgaggttaggaggacaaaagaagcatatacagtgctaaaaagcgggcatgtactgtgttacaggggcttagcggagacacgagaactaggagtcggattcctgattaataaggaaatagctgggaacatacaggaattctatagcattaacgagagggtggcaggtcttgttgtgaaacttaataagaggtacaaattgaaggtggtacaagtctatgcccctacatgcagtcatgatgaccaggaagtcgaaagcttttatgaagacgtggaatcggcgatgggtaaagtcaaaacaaaatacactatactgatgggcgacttcaatgccagggtaggcaagaagcaggctggagacaagtcagtgggggaatatggcataggctctaggaatagcagaggagaattattagtagagtttgcagaacagaataatatgcggataatgaacacctttttccgcaagcgggctagtcgaaagtggacgtggaggagcccgaatggtgagactagaaatgaaatcgacttcatactctgcgcgaaccctggcatcatacaagatgtagacgtactcggcaaggtacgctgcagtgaccataggatggtaagaactcgaattagcctagacttgaggagggaacggaagaaactggtacacaagaagccaatcaatgagttagcggtaagagggaaactagaggaattccggatcaagctacagaacaggtattcggctttaactcaggaagaggaccttagtgttgaagcaatgaacgactatctcatgggaaccattaaggagtgcgcaatagaagtcggtggtaactccgttagacaggaaaccagtaagctatcgcaggagacgaaagatctgatcaagaaacgccaatgtatgaaagcctctaaccctacagctagaatagaactggcagaactttctaagttaatcaacaagcgtaagacagcggacatcaggaactataatatggatagaattgaacaggctctcaggaacggaggaagcctaaaaacagtgaagaagaaactaggaataggcaagaatcagatgtgtgcgttaagagacaaagccggcaatatcgttactaatatggatgagatagttcaagtggctgaggagttctatagagatttatatagtaccagtggcacacacgacgatagtggaagagagaatagcctagaggaattcgaaatcccacaggtaacgccagaagaagtaaagaaagccttaggagctatgcaaagggggaaggcagctggggaggatcaggtaacagcagatttgttgaaggatggtggtcagattgttctagagaaactggccaccctgtatacgcaatgcctcataacctcgagcgtaccggaatcttggaagaacgctaacataatcctaatccataagaaaggggacgccaaagacttgaaaaattatagaccgatcagcttactgtccgttgcctacaaagtatttactaaggtaatcgcaaatagaatcaggaacaccttagacttctgtcaaccaaaggaccaggcaggattccgtaaaggctactcaacaatagaccatattcacactatcaatcaagtgatagagaaatgtgcagaatataaccaaccgttatatatagctttcattgattacgagaaagcgtttgattcagtcgaaacctcggcagtcatggaggcattacggaatcagggtgtagatgagccatatgtaaagatactggaagatatctatagcggctccacagccaccgtagtcctccacaaagaaagcaacaaaatccctataaagaaaggcgtcagacagggagatacgatatctccaatgctattcacagcatgtttacaggaggtattcagaggcctggagtgggaagaattggggataaaaattgatggagaataccttagcaacttgcgattcgctgatgatattgccttgcttagtaactcaggagaccaattgcaatgcatgctcactgacctggagaggcaaagcagaagggtgggtctgaaaattaatctgcagaaaactaaagtaatgtttaacaggctcggaagacaacagcagtttacgataggtagcgaagcactggaaggggtaagggactacatctacttagggcaggtagtgaccacggatccggatcatgagactgaaataaccagaagaataagaatgggctggggtgcgtttggcaggcattctcaaatcatgaacagcaggatgccactatccctcaaaaggaaagtgtataacagctgtgtgttaccagtactcacatatggggcagaaacctggagacttacgaaaagggttctgctgaaattgaggacgacgcaacgagctatggaaagaagaatgatgggtgtgacattaagggataagaaaagagcagattgggtgaggcaacaaacgcgggtaaacgacatcttagttgaaatcaagaaaaagaaatgggcatgggccggacatgtaatgaggagggaagataaccgatggtcactaagggttacggactggattccaagggaagggatgcgtagcagggggcggcagaaagttaggtgggcggatgacattaagacgtttgcagggacaacatggccacaattagtacatgaccggggtagttggagaagtatgggagaggcctttgccctgcagtgggcgtaactaggctgatgacgatgacgatgtatatatatatatatatatatatatatatatatatatatatatatatatatatatatatatatatataatttagcATTACATATAGCTCGTGTATAGTGTCTACCAACGGGTCATTTCCAGCTCGACCTTGTATCGTATTTGCGCCGCGTCCAATTCCGGCAATCCGCATAGCGTGCGTTGGAAGTGTATGCTTTAGCGCCTGTCCCGTGCGGCTTCTGTACTCGAACCAATGGAGCCCGCTGCTCTCCCTCTTTCACGCAGCTCGCGTGAGCCGAGGATGGAGGTCGAGCAGCAGCCGGTCGGCGACCCCGCGGGCGCCGCGGGCGGCACGGCGCCGGCCTTCGACGCCTTCCTGCAGACGGGTCGCACGGGGCGTCGTAACGCCCTCCCCGACATCCTCGAGGAGGGCGCCACTAACGTCAGCACCGCGTCCCTGCCTTGCTCCTTCCAGAAGCTCTCGTGCAGCGGTAAGACGCCGCGCACGCATGCGCCCGCACAGTGTGTGTGGCAAAGCGCAGCGAATGCGCTAAAGAGGATGCTGAGCCTGCGAGCACGCGAGACATTCATTAAGTtactttgacattctcattcgaatgcgttgttacttcctatatTACGTgttttctcttgtttttctctTCACCTGTTCGCTTTTTCGGTCGCCTAGACATCGCCACTGGGTCTGCCTGGTTAATGGCACGTTAGAACTGTCGTGGCAAGTATGTATGAAGACCATTAAGACACATACGCAGGTTCACTGAGTGATTTCTTAAACACCACAATCGACGAGGGTAGGTATACATGGACTTGTATAAATGGTGCCTTCTAGTTTCTTGTAGCGCGGGCAGAATGAGAGGGATACGGAAAGGCAAATTAGACAGGCACAC
This window encodes:
- the LOC142585866 gene encoding uncharacterized protein LOC142585866, whose protein sequence is MEVEQQPVGDPAGAAGGTAPAFDAFLQTGRTGRRNALPDILEEGATNVSTASLPCSFQKLSCSDPSPNTNSAESSTDKPSTSQGPPKS